The Sporomusa termitida genome has a window encoding:
- a CDS encoding MFS transporter, translating to MQSIQDKNQIPWPTISALFLGSFVTFACLYSTQPLIPLFSEQFQVSPAAASLSVSLATGFMAVFMLIASWLSDARGRKVIMGGSLLATAVLQVFIGFSPNFTWLLVLRAVQGIMVAGFPAIAMAYIAEEFDPAISGLVMGIYISGNSVGGLTGRMVVGAVTDFFSWQSAMLSLGFICLAAGLWFWFTLPDSHNFSPRPRAVLTILRVMGNTIRKPPLLLLNLIGFLVMGSFVTVYNYIGYPLMAPPYNLSHTVVGLIFVIYLVGTFSSTWLGRLAITCGRARVLLLAIGIMATGGLISSGTGLALKIGGVAVFTFGFFGCYSVVSSWVGQCAGNDKAAASSLYLLFHYTGASVIGAWGGQFLGEYGWNGIVALTVAALLLALLLLAVLFLYTRKKEAAVYPQLR from the coding sequence ATGCAGTCTATTCAAGATAAAAATCAAATTCCTTGGCCGACCATTTCCGCCCTTTTTTTAGGCAGCTTTGTGACTTTTGCCTGCCTTTACAGTACGCAGCCGCTCATTCCGCTGTTTTCCGAGCAGTTTCAGGTCAGCCCGGCGGCCGCCAGTCTGTCTGTTTCGCTGGCAACCGGCTTTATGGCGGTTTTTATGCTGATTGCCTCCTGGCTTTCTGATGCCAGAGGACGCAAGGTGATCATGGGCGGCTCCCTGCTGGCCACCGCGGTGCTGCAGGTCTTTATCGGCTTTAGTCCCAATTTTACCTGGCTGCTGGTACTGCGGGCCGTACAGGGAATCATGGTGGCCGGTTTTCCGGCCATCGCCATGGCTTATATTGCGGAAGAGTTTGATCCTGCCATCAGCGGCCTGGTCATGGGCATTTATATTAGCGGCAATTCTGTCGGCGGGTTGACCGGCAGGATGGTCGTCGGGGCTGTGACCGATTTTTTTTCCTGGCAGAGTGCAATGCTGAGCCTGGGCTTTATCTGTTTGGCCGCCGGGCTGTGGTTTTGGTTTACACTGCCGGATTCGCATAATTTTTCGCCCCGGCCCCGAGCGGTGCTGACAATCCTCAGGGTAATGGGGAACACGATCAGAAAGCCGCCGTTGCTGCTGCTTAATCTGATTGGTTTTCTGGTAATGGGCAGCTTTGTTACGGTCTATAATTATATTGGCTACCCGTTGATGGCGCCGCCTTACAACTTAAGTCATACGGTTGTGGGCCTGATTTTTGTCATTTATCTGGTCGGTACCTTTAGCTCAACCTGGCTGGGGCGTCTGGCCATTACCTGCGGCAGGGCCAGGGTCTTGCTGCTGGCTATTGGCATTATGGCAACAGGCGGCCTGATTTCGTCAGGCACTGGTCTGGCTTTGAAAATTGGCGGGGTGGCGGTGTTCACGTTTGGTTTTTTCGGCTGCTATTCTGTGGTCAGCAGCTGGGTAGGGCAGTGTGCCGGCAACGATAAGGCCGCCGCTTCCTCCTTGTATTTGCTTTTCCACTATACAGGGGCCAGTGTGATTGGCGCCTGGGGCGGGCAGTTCCTGGGCGAGTATGGCTGGAACGGCATTGTGGCCCTGACGGTCGCGGCTTTGCTGCTGGCTTTGTTGCTGTTGGCTGTATTATTCTTATATACCAGGAAAAAGGAGGCTGCCGTTTATCCTCAATTAAGATAG
- the cas1b gene encoding type I-B CRISPR-associated endonuclease Cas1b, with amino-acid sequence MKKTLYIFSNGQLRRKDNTIFFMNEEGEQKYIPVEDTAELMVFGEVDINKRFLEFCSQQEIIVHYFNNYGYYSGTFYPREHYNSGYMILRQAEAYLNMESRVSLAQKFVTGAAQNIRQVLKYYQNRDKEVGRQLQEIEELSTKIKETCDISVLMGIEGNIREYYYKAFDVIHGQSEFVFEGRSKRPPQNAMNTLISFGNSIVYSTVLSEIYKTHLDPRIGYLHATNFRRFSLNLDIAEIFKPILVDRVIFTLIGKKMISKRDFKKDSGGLMLKENGRRVFVEELENRLKTTITHRGIGNPVSYRRLMRLELYKLEKHLMGESVYEPFVTQW; translated from the coding sequence ATGAAAAAGACATTGTATATCTTTTCCAACGGGCAGTTAAGGCGGAAGGATAATACCATCTTTTTTATGAATGAGGAGGGGGAGCAAAAATATATTCCGGTTGAGGATACCGCCGAGCTTATGGTATTCGGGGAGGTTGATATTAATAAACGGTTTCTGGAATTTTGTTCTCAACAAGAAATCATCGTTCATTATTTTAATAATTACGGCTATTACAGTGGGACATTTTATCCCCGCGAGCACTATAATTCAGGGTATATGATTTTGCGGCAGGCGGAGGCTTATCTGAACATGGAGTCCAGAGTTAGCCTGGCACAAAAATTTGTCACCGGCGCAGCTCAGAATATCCGGCAGGTTTTGAAATACTATCAAAACCGGGATAAAGAAGTAGGGCGGCAACTGCAGGAGATTGAGGAACTTAGCACCAAAATAAAGGAAACGTGCGATATTTCGGTATTAATGGGCATTGAGGGGAATATCAGGGAGTATTATTACAAGGCTTTTGATGTGATTCATGGGCAGAGTGAGTTTGTTTTTGAAGGAAGATCCAAGCGACCGCCTCAAAATGCGATGAACACATTGATCAGCTTTGGCAACTCCATTGTTTATTCAACGGTGTTAAGCGAGATTTACAAAACCCATCTCGATCCCCGCATCGGCTATCTGCATGCGACGAATTTCCGGAGATTCAGCCTGAATCTGGATATTGCTGAAATATTTAAGCCCATTCTGGTTGACAGGGTTATTTTCACTTTGATTGGCAAGAAGATGATTAGCAAGAGGGACTTTAAAAAAGACTCAGGCGGGCTGATGCTGAAGGAAAATGGGCGGCGTGTGTTTGTTGAGGAACTGGAAAACCGGCTCAAAACGACGATTACCCATCGGGGGATTGGCAATCCTGTATCCTACCGAAGGTTGATGCGGCTTGAATTATACAAATTAGAGAAACATCTGATGGGAGAAAGTGTTTATGAACCTTTTGTTACGCAATGGTAA
- a CDS encoding M48 family metallopeptidase, producing MTLYLRRITGLLICFVIMINIYGLPLAAAAIISTNQEISIGAKVAEQLEKKHGLVDDAALQARIARIGTRLVAVSERKDLTYSFKVLNSKDVNALAAPGGFVYIFKGLVDYMPSDEELAGVIGHEIGHIVRRHSVKQIEKSLAVSVLFGAAFGDRGPLLQNLAQNAIMAGYSRKDEREADQQGFKQTHLAGYNPYSMLLTLQKLDDLPNKGSYGLFSSHPEPGARVKLVQKYMKDAKITPEVITDGKKAEVVDNGWRLPAFTVSLNGYKPLYRAYFTAGALYLAAADPGFSSSRFTVTHTAAGAVIYYKDQKITTLSPEDAAARGLTLNQLTNEFISKLKEWAPKR from the coding sequence ATGACGCTTTATCTCCGCCGGATCACAGGCCTCCTGATCTGTTTTGTCATTATGATCAATATATACGGCTTGCCGCTGGCGGCGGCCGCGATCATCAGCACAAATCAGGAGATATCGATCGGCGCGAAGGTTGCCGAGCAACTGGAAAAAAAGCACGGGCTGGTTGATGATGCCGCCCTGCAGGCACGGATAGCCCGGATTGGCACCAGACTGGTGGCCGTATCGGAACGTAAAGACTTAACATATTCCTTTAAAGTGCTTAACTCCAAAGACGTGAACGCACTGGCGGCGCCGGGAGGCTTTGTTTACATATTTAAAGGTCTAGTAGATTATATGCCGTCCGATGAGGAGCTGGCCGGGGTCATTGGCCATGAAATCGGACATATTGTCAGACGCCACAGTGTGAAACAAATTGAAAAATCCCTGGCTGTCAGTGTGTTATTCGGGGCTGCCTTCGGTGACCGCGGACCGCTATTGCAAAACCTTGCGCAAAATGCCATTATGGCCGGGTACAGCCGTAAAGACGAACGGGAAGCCGACCAGCAGGGCTTTAAGCAAACTCATCTGGCCGGTTATAACCCCTACAGCATGCTGCTCACCCTGCAAAAACTCGATGATCTGCCCAACAAAGGCTCCTACGGGCTGTTCTCCAGCCATCCCGAACCGGGAGCCCGCGTAAAGCTGGTCCAAAAGTATATGAAGGATGCTAAGATTACCCCCGAGGTGATTACAGACGGCAAAAAAGCCGAAGTGGTCGATAATGGCTGGCGGCTGCCGGCCTTCACTGTCAGCCTCAATGGGTATAAGCCGCTTTACCGTGCTTACTTTACAGCCGGCGCCCTGTACCTGGCAGCAGCCGATCCAGGGTTTAGCAGCAGCCGTTTTACTGTTACCCACACCGCTGCCGGGGCTGTCATCTATTACAAAGACCAAAAAATCACCACCCTCAGCCCCGAGGACGCAGCCGCCCGCGGCCTGACGCTGAACCAACTGACCAATGAGTTCATAAGCAAGCTGAAGGAATGGGCGCCCAAACGCTAA
- the cas2 gene encoding CRISPR-associated endonuclease Cas2, with protein sequence MFVIVVYDVGEKRVVKALKRCRKYLNWVQNSVFEGEISEANLTKLKMELDKIIVPDEDSVIFYTLRSTRYSDRQIMGLRKGGQDLII encoded by the coding sequence ATGTTTGTTATTGTGGTATATGATGTAGGTGAAAAGCGTGTGGTAAAGGCACTGAAGCGATGCCGTAAATATCTGAACTGGGTACAAAATTCGGTTTTTGAAGGGGAGATATCGGAGGCGAATTTGACTAAGCTTAAAATGGAACTAGACAAGATTATTGTGCCTGACGAAGATTCGGTTATTTTTTATACTTTAAGAAGCACCCGTTATTCCGACCGTCAAATTATGGGGTTGCGTAAAGGCGGGCAGGATTTGATTATCTAA
- the cas4 gene encoding CRISPR-associated protein Cas4 codes for MDDFEFNITGTHIWYYYCCPREVWLMLHQVNPDEDDANMDLGRFIHEMTYGRDKSKEISLGNIRLDIVRQDKEGLVIGEVKKSSKYLKSARMQLAFYLAELKRRGIEATGELLFPKEKKKESVTLTADIEKELMKAIAAIHCIAAESRPPQARKIGLCKNCAYKEFCWA; via the coding sequence GTGGACGACTTTGAATTTAATATCACCGGCACGCATATCTGGTACTATTACTGCTGTCCCCGGGAGGTCTGGCTTATGCTGCATCAGGTTAATCCGGATGAAGATGACGCCAATATGGACCTTGGACGCTTTATTCATGAGATGACATATGGCCGGGATAAGAGCAAGGAGATTTCTTTAGGTAACATCCGTCTGGATATTGTGCGCCAGGATAAAGAGGGCCTGGTGATTGGGGAGGTGAAGAAAAGCTCCAAATACCTAAAAAGCGCCCGGATGCAATTGGCTTTTTATCTAGCAGAACTCAAACGGCGGGGTATTGAAGCCACCGGGGAGTTGCTTTTTCCGAAAGAAAAGAAAAAAGAATCAGTTACATTAACAGCGGACATAGAAAAGGAGTTAATGAAGGCTATCGCGGCAATTCATTGTATTGCGGCGGAAAGCCGGCCGCCGCAGGCGCGAAAAATAGGGCTATGTAAAAACTGTGCGTACAAAGAGTTTTGCTGGGCCTAA
- a CDS encoding pyridoxal-phosphate dependent enzyme, translating to MNFYCADCGQQYPLAGLDYQCRCGGLFNLMKAPGETVRTRVSLGEMPTPVLRRKLLHTEVYLKLDYLQPTGSFKDRGAFTLINKLQELGIREVVEDSSGNAGAAIAGYCAAAGIKCSIYLPADTSAGKIKQAAAYKANIVKVPGTRDDTARAILQAAQTAYYASHVYNPLFFEGTKSLAYEIWEQIGVPDYIFVPAGNGTMLLGAYIGFRELGRLPRIIAVQSRNCAPVVSRFHGHPAEDFAPTVAEGIAIREPRRLHEMIAAVKASNGDFIAVGDEQVLAAQARLGAMGIYVEPTAGVTVAGMLQYFATGHDKDLKIVVPLTGSGLKK from the coding sequence ATGAACTTTTACTGTGCGGACTGCGGTCAGCAGTATCCGCTGGCCGGCCTGGATTACCAGTGCCGGTGCGGCGGCCTCTTTAACCTGATGAAAGCGCCGGGGGAAACGGTCAGGACCCGCGTGTCCCTGGGGGAAATGCCCACCCCTGTCCTGAGAAGAAAACTGCTGCATACGGAAGTGTACCTGAAACTGGATTATCTGCAGCCAACCGGCTCTTTTAAGGACCGCGGCGCGTTCACACTGATTAACAAACTCCAGGAACTCGGTATCCGGGAGGTGGTGGAGGACTCTTCCGGCAATGCCGGGGCCGCTATCGCCGGCTACTGTGCCGCCGCCGGCATCAAATGCAGCATTTACCTGCCGGCCGACACCTCGGCCGGTAAAATTAAACAGGCCGCGGCCTATAAGGCCAACATTGTCAAAGTGCCGGGAACGCGTGACGATACGGCCCGGGCGATTTTACAAGCCGCCCAAACCGCTTACTACGCCTCCCATGTATATAATCCGCTGTTTTTCGAGGGAACGAAATCCCTGGCTTACGAAATTTGGGAGCAGATCGGCGTCCCTGATTATATTTTTGTGCCGGCCGGCAACGGCACCATGCTGCTCGGCGCCTATATCGGCTTCAGGGAGCTGGGCAGGCTGCCCCGGATTATCGCCGTGCAAAGCCGGAACTGCGCTCCGGTTGTGAGCCGTTTCCATGGCCATCCGGCCGAAGACTTCGCGCCGACGGTGGCCGAGGGCATTGCCATCCGGGAACCCCGGCGTTTGCACGAAATGATTGCGGCCGTGAAGGCCAGCAACGGCGATTTTATTGCCGTTGGCGATGAGCAGGTGCTGGCAGCCCAGGCCAGGCTGGGCGCAATGGGGATCTATGTGGAGCCTACGGCCGGCGTAACTGTCGCCGGTATGCTTCAGTACTTCGCAACAGGGCATGATAAGGACCTAAAAATCGTCGTCCCCCTAACAGGCAGCGGCTTAAAAAAATAG
- the cas3 gene encoding CRISPR-associated helicase Cas3' — protein MPDLVPFAQCIARPEEQGNQNWLTDHLLGVRAAVETRLKQGRSPFAKDQLSIRLAGLAGICHDLVKSHVQWQLYIRGKRGRGPNHAPEGAFLFSYLGYHWLQAEKRWPEYAGIWLWLIRDIADHHGALKRFGEEQWLRAGQWDKMDLPGMAAFLRQVYPEFTIPHLAAEPLVQWAKDLYHIKKDAADRLDAGYSASPLELMKQLSCWREMTTALIAGDRFHVTPTEGGSFHKQDHARHDRLLDDFCQAAGDNSMAVVRNNAQRQILSQLAGDPWRRVYTLEMPTGYGKTITALRLAIWLGKEQGYEKIIYVAPYLSILEQTSSVIETVLQASVLEHHSLAVLPIDQTEQADKEMEAVEEEGKLHSGQLIMEAWASPIVCTSFQQWSKALFPGRAQDTLRRAFLHNSVVIIDEPQIFAAASWNVFLCGLESLAELYNLRIIFLSATMPPFAYGLSKQNLPGCLAVKPVERLERYQVKQAGEMDEQAVADYLTGYLPGKNNLSQAAILNTITDAYLVYKKLAAKVEGSALKFLHGLMIPLHKRVEIEKIKRFPNREKPERLYVVSTQIIEAGVDLSFNHIMRALPVLPSIVQAAGRVNRNFVGDLGLLTLMLFLRNGEKNTRSSIYDVCLQRLTDNLLQEKEVWLESELLELIKVYYQRMFARNSYETGKQAIQAAYEGDWPALGQQFKPFGEDYYKLPVFVPWQAGEGDAICFPERFVELQRRLQLDSPARIYELYEDRDYYSKMSFQSKKEFMILMNHYVVNVPAKLAFSLVGKEPYLANRIPCLLNNSDYDPVAGLAKRNVEGFDQFI, from the coding sequence ATGCCTGATTTAGTTCCCTTTGCCCAATGCATCGCCCGACCGGAGGAGCAGGGAAACCAGAACTGGCTGACAGACCATTTGCTGGGCGTAAGGGCTGCGGTCGAAACCAGGTTAAAGCAAGGCAGATCCCCCTTTGCCAAGGATCAACTGAGTATCCGGCTGGCCGGTTTGGCCGGAATTTGTCATGACCTGGTAAAATCCCATGTCCAGTGGCAGCTATATATCAGAGGCAAGCGTGGCCGGGGGCCTAATCACGCCCCGGAGGGGGCTTTTCTTTTTTCCTATTTGGGTTATCATTGGCTGCAGGCTGAAAAGCGGTGGCCCGAATATGCCGGCATCTGGCTGTGGTTAATCAGGGATATTGCCGATCACCATGGCGCTTTAAAACGCTTTGGTGAAGAACAGTGGCTGCGGGCCGGGCAGTGGGATAAAATGGACTTACCGGGCATGGCAGCTTTTCTCCGGCAAGTCTATCCTGAGTTTACCATACCGCACCTAGCGGCAGAGCCCCTGGTGCAATGGGCAAAAGACCTGTATCACATTAAGAAAGATGCGGCAGATAGGCTGGATGCCGGGTATTCTGCTAGCCCCCTGGAATTAATGAAGCAATTAAGCTGCTGGCGGGAAATGACTACTGCCCTGATCGCCGGGGACCGTTTTCATGTTACACCGACAGAAGGGGGCAGCTTCCATAAGCAGGACCATGCCAGGCATGACCGGTTGCTTGACGATTTTTGTCAGGCGGCTGGCGATAACTCCATGGCGGTTGTCCGCAATAATGCGCAGCGGCAAATCCTCAGTCAGCTGGCCGGTGATCCCTGGCGCCGTGTGTATACATTGGAGATGCCGACCGGTTACGGCAAGACAATCACCGCTTTGCGGCTGGCGATCTGGCTGGGGAAGGAGCAGGGGTATGAAAAAATTATTTATGTGGCTCCCTATCTGTCTATCCTGGAGCAAACCAGCAGTGTGATTGAAACCGTACTACAGGCTTCGGTGCTGGAACACCATTCTTTAGCTGTTCTGCCTATTGATCAGACTGAACAGGCAGATAAGGAAATGGAAGCGGTAGAGGAGGAAGGAAAGCTGCATTCCGGACAACTAATCATGGAGGCCTGGGCCAGTCCTATTGTTTGCACCAGCTTCCAGCAATGGTCGAAAGCCTTGTTTCCGGGGCGAGCCCAGGATACTCTGCGGCGGGCCTTTTTGCACAACAGTGTGGTGATTATTGATGAACCGCAGATTTTTGCCGCAGCCAGCTGGAACGTTTTTTTATGCGGCCTGGAGTCGCTGGCGGAGCTGTATAACCTGCGTATCATCTTTTTGTCTGCGACTATGCCGCCTTTTGCCTATGGTCTGTCCAAGCAAAACCTGCCTGGCTGCCTGGCCGTTAAACCTGTTGAGAGACTCGAACGCTATCAGGTTAAGCAAGCGGGCGAGATGGATGAGCAAGCGGTTGCCGATTATTTAACCGGCTATTTACCGGGCAAAAACAATTTATCGCAGGCGGCTATTTTAAATACGATTACAGACGCCTATCTGGTGTATAAAAAACTGGCGGCCAAGGTGGAAGGTTCGGCGTTAAAGTTCCTGCACGGACTGATGATTCCCCTTCATAAACGGGTGGAAATTGAAAAGATTAAAAGGTTCCCTAACAGGGAAAAGCCGGAACGTTTGTATGTGGTCTCCACGCAAATCATTGAAGCCGGCGTTGATCTGAGCTTTAACCATATCATGCGGGCCCTGCCGGTCCTGCCTTCGATCGTACAGGCCGCCGGACGGGTTAACCGGAACTTTGTTGGTGATTTAGGGCTTCTGACCTTGATGCTGTTTTTACGGAATGGGGAGAAAAACACCCGGAGCAGCATTTATGATGTGTGTTTGCAGAGACTGACCGATAATCTGTTACAAGAAAAAGAGGTATGGCTGGAATCAGAACTGCTTGAACTTATAAAGGTATATTATCAAAGAATGTTTGCCCGTAATTCCTACGAGACAGGTAAACAAGCCATTCAGGCTGCCTATGAAGGTGACTGGCCTGCACTGGGGCAGCAGTTTAAACCTTTTGGCGAGGATTATTATAAATTACCGGTGTTTGTACCCTGGCAGGCGGGCGAGGGTGATGCAATTTGTTTTCCCGAACGGTTTGTAGAACTGCAGCGCCGTTTGCAGCTTGATTCGCCGGCGCGCATTTATGAACTCTATGAGGATCGGGATTATTATTCGAAAATGTCATTTCAGAGCAAGAAAGAATTTATGATTCTGATGAACCACTATGTGGTTAATGTTCCGGCCAAACTGGCCTTTTCCCTGGTAGGTAAGGAGCCGTATCTTGCCAACCGGATACCTTGCCTGCTCAATAATAGTGATTACGATCCTGTGGCCGGATTAGCAAAACGGAATGTGGAAGGTTTCGATCAATTTATATAG
- a CDS encoding transposase produces MARKPREKSSSGIYHILLRGINRQSIFEEDEDRLKFLESLVKCKEISQCRIFAYCLMDNHIHILLQTGREPLGRMVQRLSSSYVIWYNGRHDRCGHLFQERFKSEPVDTDSYFLTVLRYIHQNPVQAKIVGDAAAYRWSSYHEYTGDKQFVDREYALAMFADTTAAAIARFVRFSNTANSDSCLELPASKISVSDDDFRNMIRQQFGIEPIQVARQTREQQDAILRALKAVEGAKIRQLARITGLAATRVWKA; encoded by the coding sequence ATGGCCAGAAAGCCGAGAGAAAAAAGCAGCAGCGGCATCTATCATATCTTACTGCGGGGGATTAACCGGCAGAGTATTTTTGAAGAGGACGAAGACCGGCTGAAATTCCTTGAATCGCTCGTAAAATGCAAGGAAATCAGCCAATGCCGGATTTTTGCCTACTGTCTGATGGATAATCATATCCATATTCTGCTGCAGACCGGCCGGGAGCCTCTGGGGCGGATGGTCCAGCGGCTGAGTTCCAGCTACGTGATCTGGTATAACGGCCGGCATGACCGGTGCGGCCACTTATTTCAGGAGCGGTTTAAGAGTGAGCCTGTAGACACCGACAGCTATTTCCTGACGGTTTTGCGATATATCCACCAGAACCCGGTCCAGGCCAAAATTGTCGGCGATGCGGCTGCTTATCGCTGGAGTAGTTATCATGAATATACCGGCGACAAGCAGTTTGTGGACCGGGAATATGCCCTAGCTATGTTCGCAGACACGACCGCCGCGGCGATTGCGCGCTTTGTGCGGTTTTCGAACACCGCCAACAGCGACAGCTGCCTTGAACTTCCTGCCAGCAAAATCAGCGTGAGTGATGATGATTTCCGCAATATGATCAGGCAGCAATTTGGCATTGAGCCTATCCAGGTCGCCCGGCAAACCAGAGAACAACAGGATGCGATCCTGCGGGCGTTGAAAGCGGTGGAAGGCGCAAAAATCCGTCAGCTGGCCCGCATTACAGGCCTGGCGGCCACACGGGTCTGGAAAGCCTGA
- a CDS encoding LysR family transcriptional regulator: protein MEWHQLEYFLTVAQLQHFTRAAGQLSISQPALSRSIARLEAELGVPLFERRGKNIRLNQFGKIFLQHISQAMQEIRAAKREIESIIHPDQGTVSLAFLHSQGAHIVPDLLGRFRAVHPNIRFRLYQNPSYLLLEQLEAGDIDLCLSTPPGSREDMEWTPLYTEELFVVVPADHRLAGRKSIALAAIAPEPIITLKSNFSLRILTDQLFREARLTPDITFEGEEIPTVAGLVEAGLGVAVIPRLPGLSNSRLAFLPISSPPCYRTIGLAWIKGRYAAPATLQFRDFVLSSFPANPDKR, encoded by the coding sequence ATGGAGTGGCATCAACTGGAATACTTTCTGACTGTTGCTCAATTGCAGCACTTCACGCGGGCAGCCGGGCAGCTTTCCATCTCCCAGCCGGCATTAAGCCGCTCTATTGCCAGGCTGGAAGCTGAACTGGGAGTGCCTTTATTCGAGCGGCGGGGCAAAAATATCAGGTTAAACCAGTTTGGCAAAATTTTTTTACAACACATTAGCCAGGCCATGCAGGAAATCCGCGCAGCCAAACGGGAAATCGAAAGCATTATCCATCCTGATCAGGGAACCGTTTCCCTGGCCTTTCTACATTCCCAGGGGGCCCATATTGTGCCTGACCTCCTGGGCCGGTTTCGCGCTGTACACCCCAATATCCGGTTCAGGCTCTATCAGAATCCTTCCTACCTATTGCTGGAGCAATTGGAGGCCGGCGATATTGATCTGTGCCTGTCCACGCCGCCGGGCAGCAGGGAGGATATGGAATGGACCCCGTTATATACGGAAGAATTATTTGTTGTTGTGCCTGCCGACCACCGGCTGGCCGGGCGAAAAAGCATTGCCCTGGCCGCAATCGCCCCCGAACCCATTATCACCCTGAAAAGCAATTTCAGCCTGCGGATTTTAACAGACCAGCTGTTCCGGGAAGCACGGCTGACGCCTGATATCACCTTTGAGGGGGAGGAGATTCCCACTGTCGCCGGCCTGGTGGAAGCCGGACTTGGCGTGGCTGTTATTCCCCGCCTGCCTGGGCTCAGCAACAGCCGGCTGGCCTTTTTGCCGATCTCTTCCCCGCCCTGCTACCGGACAATCGGCTTAGCCTGGATTAAGGGCCGCTATGCCGCCCCGGCCACCCTGCAATTCCGCGATTTTGTGCTCAGTTCGTTTCCGGCAAACCCGGACAAGCGGTAA
- a CDS encoding Coenzyme F420 hydrogenase/dehydrogenase, beta subunit C-terminal domain — MFITVGTIARPCCSQCRFTDIHRVADLTMADYFGIEKYSPAWFDLLGVSVILVNSPQGAALFAQCRQDLHTEERPKEETLNDKNVCVNPPPCLKTAACFGRITDVSAMNM; from the coding sequence TTGTTCATTACAGTTGGTACTATCGCCCGCCCTTGCTGCTCGCAGTGCCGTTTTACCGATATTCACCGTGTTGCCGATCTGACGATGGCCGATTATTTCGGGATCGAGAAATACAGCCCGGCATGGTTTGACCTCTTGGGGGTGTCGGTGATTTTGGTAAACTCGCCGCAAGGGGCAGCCCTGTTTGCGCAGTGCCGGCAAGACCTGCATACGGAAGAGCGGCCCAAGGAAGAAACACTGAACGACAAAAACGTCTGCGTGAACCCGCCCCCTTGCCTGAAAACCGCAGCCTGTTTTGGGAGGATTACCGACGTTTCGGCTATGAATATGTGA